The segment CGCGCTTCTAAAGTTCAACCGCATCCTTTCGAAACACTTTTTAGAGGGGTTCGCGAATTACAAATGCGCATAGCGTACAATCCGTGCTAGTTTCCTGCAATCTCGTTTTCAAGCGGCAGAGAGGATGGGGAGAAAAATCACGAGCGAATTTTGCATCGCGATCGAACGAAAGCTCGTGCCGCTTCGGAAATTTTTCGAGTTCGAGATCGTTAATTAAAAGCAGCGCGAGCAGAGAGGAAGAGTTAGTAGCCGGTGCCGCGTTTTGACGCGTTTTTCGCCTACTGTTTACATTTTATCGGGAAAACCGCGCGTCCTGCGTTTCAGGTCAGCCAATTCAACCGGAATGCTGCACGTTCAGTAGGCTTTAACGCGACCCAATGCATCGTGCACAATGCCGGAAGCACACGGAACTCGTTTTCCTTCATCGTCGATAGCACGGTCGTTCGTTCGCTCGAGTCGATGAAAGAAGACATTAGCCCGAAGCATAGCGTTTTAAAACGGTTTCCCCACATAGAAGAAGTcgtaatttttatcattttttacttCCAGGATGCGGCTATTTATGCGAGTTTGTATCGCTGCgaaattaaagtaattaaaaggGTGAGACGTTCGTTGCGTTTTAGATGGACGTTTTAAAGCATCGTGTGCCGGTGCGTTCTTCTTAAACTCTTGCACCGAGAAGAGAAATTATGCGCGTCAGTTTTAATATGCTTCTAAGGCGCGAGTGACGTGCATAGCGCGTTGACTGATTTTCAAATAAGTAAATATGGCCGCGCTCGTTTAGCAGCAACTGGTTCGAAACGAGTGGGATATTTTTCTACGAGTATTCTACCTACGAAAGGTAAACAAACGCGTGAAAAACAGGTGCAAGGTACGTGCAAAACATAAAAACACAGTGAAAATGCCTGAAAGTGGAAGAAAGGTCTCGCTGCAATGTACCGTGTACTGCGCCGCACGATGTTAATGAAcagtttttatttctgtactTAGCTAAATACCGTGATTATTATACGATACATGTTTATAACATCTATAGAGATTATATTGCAATCAGATTCACGGATATCCGTGAATCAATTTCCCACGCAACGGAATAGTCTTTTCCTTTAGCTCGGTTATTGCATCTCGATTACACTTTGGgcaatttatcgaaaaattcaaatcgTGTCTTTTTATCAAGAAGATgggaaaaaatgtattttaaagtatttCTACCATCGATTTACGGTCTAAGAAATATCGCGGATAGAATGGCAGACAgttgatatttataacaaatatatacgaTACTACCGTGCCATGAAATACGTCGTGTGAAAGaacaagaaacaaaattatggCGAATATTTCGAACCAGTCCACCACTGCATCAGCGGACATCGAACGTCGAACACGTTAATCGTCGCTATTGTCGGAACCCATGTCTTTCAGCACGAACGTAAAACAAAGCGGAAGTCAGTGCGAGCTTGCGACGCAACGCACGCAGGCAGAAATTTTCGCGATAGTTGATCGACTTTGGCGTCGTTGGCTGGATAAGCTCTTTATCTCGTCCggtttcgaaatttttaacatcCGTTCGCTTTGACCGGCCAATTTCACGAACGTTAGGTAAcggtaaaaaaataattgaactCGTTTCAGGCAGCGATCCTTGTATCCTGAGGTCAGATTTGATCCGACAATTGCAATTAACGCGACGACAAATGAATGACCGCAACCGTGCATACTAACGTTAGTGGAGGGGGGTGGAGAGGGGGAAACCGGCGGGAAAATCGAGTTTAGCTTTAAATCAAAGTTACGCCCCCGGTGCTCGGCCCGTTAATTTACAacttgaaattcaattttctcggAATTTTGTCAACAATGCAGTTTAACGAGAACGCCGTGCAACGCTACAATAGAGacaatatttgattttagCTTTTGGGACATTCCGAGCGCCTGGTGGCAGGCGAGCACCGTCACCATGGGAATCGGTGTCGCGATCGCGCTGATCGGCGCGCTCACCCTGCTAGCCGCTGTCACCAGCTTCCTGCCGCACATACTGAAAACGCCTAAGCACACCAGAGTCCTGGGCTCCTTGCAGTTGCTCGCTGGTGAGTACAGTCCCgacttttcttttcttgcgTCTCGTTCTACCTTCTACCACTTTGCTCGTTGTCACAGTCCAGATATGGATGCAACATTGACtttaatctttaaaaataGATCGTCGCTTAACCGGGAACCTTCCCATCGGAGTATAGAGTTACGTAGAAATTACGTTTAGGGTAAATCGTCAAGATTTATGAGATTTTCACgaagagaaattattatttcgtttggACGATACATCGACCAACAAGGAGACGCCACCATCGTTGGGTCATCGGTTTTAAAACACCTTTTCCTGCCGGATGTAAAGCAAAAATAAACCGTCCCACATCCGGTggtttttgtaaatatttcttatttggtaaaatatttaacattttagtGATTCTTTGATCTCTAAATTTCAAATCGTCTTCGTGATCGATAATTGTGTgttgttttgtatttttcctttttatttattttttatagatccatttgtatatctttatacgatattttattttttaatagttttttcatagcttttattaatttttcctctTTGTCCATCTTTTTTTAATCTGCTGTAATTGCGTtacattatttacaatatgtatgtagagtgctacatatcgtaaaaatacgaaaaatacTAGTATTTTCGTCAAAACGAACATTCGATGAAAACCAACGCGTTACAGCAGCGCATTGCTCTCCTCGCGTTATctggaaaatttcaattgaatTTTGTCGTGTaccaataatatttaatcgtgTCTTTAAAACATGCTGCAGATAGTCGATTATAAATTAGAGAACGTATCTTTACTTGGCGGTGAAAGTAAGCGTCACAGGATTACCAATAGCCAGTATAATATGGCGgaataacgttcaacgttgaTGTACAATTTCCATCGTGatctataaaaattctattaaagTAACCAACATCTGTTTGTAATCGAAATTGATAGGAATTTATCGTTTCCACAACATGAactgaatatatttattatctttgttAAATAACTAGaatttacaagaaaaaaaaaaaaaaaaaaaaagaacgatagAATACGGGTCGGCTTGTTTTTGCTCTAAATTCGTCAGAAAAAGGTTTATCAAAATCGATGACCCAAGGATTGTGACGTCTCCTCCTAAGTTTATCGCACGGATAATATATATGGATCGTCCAGAGGGCCTCTTACGTTCGGTGACGTTGACAACCTTAAATACTGACAACGATATTGATCGTTCGAACACCCCCATAAGTGGAGATGCCTGGAATTTCGTATTTATCATACCGATACAAAGTGAACGCAAAAGAATTTATCATCCACAGCCGATCGTTCTACGCTGTTGCAGAATCATTCGCACCTAGACAGTCCTTGAAATCAAGGAGAGGTAAGCGAAAATAAAGCAAGCAGGCAAGCACTGTGCAACCGTGCAATTCGCGATAGATACGCGGCTGTAGCAGCTACGGTTGAGCGAAACCCGTGTCCCGTTCGCTCCAGTTTCTCCAAACAATTCCACATTTATTCCCTCTCGCGAAGCATCTTCGCTTTCGTTTAGCTGACTATCGAGCGGAACGCGTCGTTGGAAGCGGTACGCGAGCGGTGGTCGCATCGGACGATTACGTTCCGCGCTCTTGAAGCGGCGGATAAAGGTTGCTCGAGTCGGCCGTTTGCCGTTTTCGCGGATCGATAGAAGCTGGAAAGTATTCGCGGGAAATTGAAAGCAGCGTGTCGAGCGATGGAAACGGCCGAGAGACGAGTCGTCTCGTGGGCGATCGTTTCGAACGGTTGCAGGCGCGTGTAACACGTTCACGGGCGGTTGTAGCGCGGTCGGTTCGCTTTCATTATCGTAAAACTCGCGCGGCCACCGCCAGTCGACCGGATGCCGGTTTTTAATCTCGAGCACCACCGCAACGAACAATGAACGGCGTTCTTTCTCGCGGACTTTATTGCCAGGAGTATCGGGCTCGACGCTGCGGAGGAAGCTGTTTCCGAGGGAAACCGAGCAAATATCTTTTCGCCGCGCGTCAAATATCCGCGGCGTTTCGAGAGCGTGAATCTTGCGATGCTGCCACGAGTAAATGAGTTTCCTCGATGAAGCGCGCGCACGTCACGAGCAACTAGGCAAGTCGAATTTTCGGCGAAGAGGCAAAGAATAGCAGAGTTGTTGCCTCCAACATGGTTCGTCTAGTTTTATGTAGCAATAAGGCTCCGCTTACAACAATCGCTATAAGCGAGCTTGAAAAATGAAGCGCCTAACGAAAAGTGAGAAAACAGAAGATCAGAGCCGTTCGaggtttaaaatatttagttgCAGATGTTTCGTACTCCAAGCATCCACTTGATTCCACTTGATTCTAATTACGATAAATTGCACGTAATTGAGGTTTACGCAAATATCGAGACACTTGCTGGTTCTAAATAAAATcggaaaattattgaaatttctgcAAATTATCGTCGAGGAGGATATATCCACAGTAATCCTTAACGAATCGCGTCCCTCTTCCACTCTTACAAAGAGCTCTCTTACAAGTTCTTAAATCCTTCTTTCGCCGCACCCACGCAAAGTTTTGATCGATCAAAAGGTTTCCTCGATAATTTGGCCCAACTATCGCATCTTGTATAAAATCGTTCTAATGCTTATAAACGGGACTCCGTATATCGCTGTGTATTCGATCCCTGAAGACTGTCGCAAGAAAACGATGAATCTAGCGCCGACTACAATGCGAAGCAGACATTGCTACGATTCTTCTCAAGAGCAGCATTGTCCTCGACCGCCATGGTACGTGTCCCTAACAAGAGCAGTGGCGAGCTCCGTTGCGTCCCATCGATCGGCAATAAACGTAAGGCGAAGCTCTAATAACATATGGCTGAGACTATGGTGCAATCCTCTTTAGGCGATCTACCACGGTGCGAATCTACTTTCCAACCTCATCTTCCGTGtcttctctccctttctctttatCGGGCTATGTCccattcttttttctcgtgCTCCTCGCTTCGCGGTCTCCCATCGTTCGACGAAATACTGGAAACAATAACCGCGACATCCGTAGGCGAACGTAGCCTGTAATTAACATTAGCCAGACAATCATCTCGCGTTGGGTTCGTGATAACGCACGGCGTCTCGCGTCGTTTCTCGACAATGAGCTTTGTAACACGATTCGTAACAAGTTTCGTAATAAGTTCGACACAGGCTTGCAGAATAGCTTGCGTAATAGACTGCACAATAGGTTTTGTGCCAGCATCTCCGACGGACCCGCGCTCCGTGCTACTCCGTACGGATAAATTGATTCGCGGATTTACGCTAGATTTTGTGGCGAGTTTTACCTCGGATACGCAGAGATGTCTATCTTTCAGTTTCACAAACTTTGAAGCTAGATGAATcgcgttcaacgttataataGATCTCATAATGCCTGGTAAGGTTTAAAATTCATGCGGAAGCGTACCGTGTGCTACCACGGTTTATACAACTAAATTCGTGGTACAAGCCGTGTCCGGGAAATTCTATAGCTtaaaataagatgaaaatcaagaataacaCAGTTGCGTTGGAAGCttcattttcgagaaaatcgtgCTTGGAAACTCGTCGTGTAGGCACACGCTTATTCGTCTAATTGTCGGTTATGTATAGGGGTGGAAAATTTGCAGCAAGTTAATCCTGTtatacgacgaaataaatgggAAGGAGATTTTTTCGCTCGAGGCCTCGTGTTCGAGAAGATTCGCTTTGAAAATTTGACGATTAATCGGACCAATTCTTGACCGAACGCGTTTCAACTTCATCTCGAGCGTATAGTTTCGATCGATGCACACCGTCAACGTTTCTAGATCGTCCAGAGATCCTTGCAGATTAATCGTCAGTCGTAACAGCTATTCGATGAATGAGAAGAGGATGACAAGGCGAAAACGTGTTCGAGAGAGATAGAACGACAGCacgtagaaaaaagaaaaagcgttAATAGAGGAACGTCTACTGTCTGCGAGGCAACGGGAAAACGCGACGTTTCATCAGGAACATCTAGACAACGAACTGTCCACAAAGAAAACGGATATTACTCGAATATCATTCTTCTTTGAAATGTTGACACGTTTCATTTTCTCGTTGGTCGCGCAGCATGCGTCATGCGCCATGCACCGTACGCTACTCTCTCGTGTCGTTGCCTTTAAAACGCCTTTCCATCGCGTGTCACCGACCTCGCttgttattattaacaaaCTCGTGGAAAACCGTAATACGTACGAAcagtaatattatttattagctCACCGGCCGCCATATCATCCCGTTTTAATCTCCATCGATTTCCAACGTTCTCTCGCTATCGAATTGTAAATTTCGCCCGCGTTGCTGCctaaatttgcaattttatcgtTCCTCTCGGGGAAAAGTTCGTCGATACCGAGGACGATTGGCCGGCCGTTCGAAATACCGTCAGCTTGGTCGTCTCGCTCGCGACGAAACGAGAACGCAGCTACGGCGAGGTCAAAGGGCAGGAAACAGCGAAGGAAAGAGATTAAAAGGGAATCGCGTGGTTGACCGCGGATCGCAGGCTCTATTTACTCGAATCACGTAAACCGAAACGAGGCTCGAATTACCGGCTCGATTTCGCGGTAACAGAAAGCAGGGATGCTGAGGATACCTGAAATTCCAACCATCTACCGGTTGATGTACCCACCGAGTACGAAAAAGTACCGGGTTCGACTCTTGAGTGGATATCGGGTCGACAGTCTATTCGAGAatcgtgaaatttatatttgttcgaATTGACGTTACAAAtgcgatttattaatttttaccgCCGCTTTGAGACCTATTTTATCATCCTGAACTTTTCCAactttgtttcaaacttttcaATCGATACGATTACCCGGTTAACTGGATACAGTcgtaatatttcgttatacgtaaacGCGGTTAGTTAGGATGAATAGAGTCGCGATAGTTCGGTTTCATATGAAATTTTCTGACCGAAATacattttgttaaaaagaaataaacgacGAACGAATACGCGGAGTGTTCCAGCGGTGAAAAAGGCGAATCGAAAATACGTAGAAAATTTGTCGTGCGACGCTTCGTTTCGGAGAAAATTGAGTTGGAAAATTTGCCGTTGATATGAAAATATGTGTAGCTGGCTAGTTTCCGGCTAGTTAATGGTCGAGTGTACAACCAACGgtggtaaaaatataaaatataagaaacgtaccgtataattgttttttcgtgtaaattgcaaatttcacCTATTCGCCTATTAACAACACAGCTACCATTTCACCGACgcaataattaaaagtttcccAAGATTTGATATATCGATGTTTCGATTATGTAAGAAACGATATGCGTAATTACGATAGAAATAATGCACGTTTATACTACATTAACCAACAATGGCTGTTTGCAGTACTAGTAATTGCAATGGTTTCAATTTAACAATTGTTTGTAAAACAATGTTAACTATGTTTGAATTAGGAGAAAGAAAACAGAATTGTTACCGTCCACTCAAGCATGCCGTTATTCGATGACCTGTACGGACTACGAATATTCACCTCGTGGGATGCTCGATTTATAGCGGGCGCccgacgttttaatatgtatagATTTAATAATTCGTTTAGCTGGATCCGCTACTGCTAAATCTCTCACTCGGTTTCTGCTACCGCAAAACAACATTAATTTCCATCTATTAATCGTGGACTTTTGGCAAACGCAGAAACATCTGTGCGTTAAGAGGTCGAACCCAATAATGCACTGTGTGATACTACTTCGGATTCCTCTCGTTCCTTCCTTCCCCGGACAAATGGCTTGTAATTAagagttaaattaaaatcgaagaTCCAGCGAATCCAGCCATGCCTCGCACAGACACGTCGAGTAATTTGGTCGAGTGGCGAGTAATTCGGTAAATTAGTGTGCGGGCACTAAAATTTAGCGGAATATGGTTGCCTGATAGCTGGCTACTGATCGATCGAATCCGTAACTTCACCGAATTAATTTCCCACATTTTCCACACGCTAAATCGTTTAGTGGCAAGGGTTAAGTTATTATCATGCATCTTGTACCATTTTCTCGTTACAGCAGTGATGATATGCGGCGGCCTGGTGATGTATCCTATAGGATGGGACAATCGGGAGGTACAGGAGTCTTGCGGGAAGAGCGCCAACGTATACAATCTCGGTGAGTACCGACGTCAAACTTTTTCCCAAGGAATCGGCACGCTCTTCGACTCGTCGTCGATCGACGTCGTCAATCTCGACCCGATTTCCAGCAACAAGCTCCATTGTTGAAAACGCGGCTGCGAACGTTAGAGCGGTGTCGTTAGGCGTGATTCTACCTGTAACGAGGCATAGAAAGAGCAACGCCACACTGCGCTACGTCTCGGCATTATTACTCTTACAAATGTAACGAGGTTCTTGGAAGTTTGCACATTTAGGTGGCGAGTCGGCGCGGCGCTGACCCGCAGCCAtttctggaccagcttacgtAAGCTGCCGCAGACTTATGGCGTCTGTAACCTCGCGAAACTACGAGCCGCGTCTACAACGAGTAACTTTTGATTTTCTCTTGATTTAAGCTAGCTGCGATCGACGTTCGCCGAGAAAATTTCTGCGCTGGTTAACTCGTCGATTGTACGCCGCTCGAAAAACCATCAGACTCGGCTTGTTCTTCTTTCGGAACAAGCAAATCGTCTCTCGTTTCAAATTTGCTCGCTCTTGTCTAAGAGAACTTCGACTCtggaaaaggagaagaaatagGGGACGATCgtagcgatcgatcgatcgatcgaccacGACGAAATCATCCGGTCGACCGAGCAATTTCTCGCAGAGCATCGACTCCACGTTAAAGAGACCAGTTGGTTGCGAACAATTTCTGTTATTTTACGAACGTTACATCGACAAATTTCGTAGCGAATTGCTTTGCAAATTTTGCTCAGCCTCGTTCAAGGAAGCTTTGAATCTGTCCGAAAGAAGAAACAGCGTACGACGTTCGTGTAGTGGATCGCAGCGCGCACGAAAATCGTACGCACGATGATCGATGGAATAATTTAGCGGAAATCGTGGATCCGAAAACGACGAGATGCTGTACGATATCGAGTCGTAGATCGATATGACAGGTGAGAAGTTCGTGGTACACGCGATTCCGCTGACAGACGTATCGCATCTGTTTCAGGAAAGTGTTCCGTGTCATGGTCGAGCCACCTGCTGGTAGGCTCGGTGGCGCTATTAATGCTGTGCTTCGGGTTGAGCTTCTGCGCCGCACGACACAAGTCATCCAACCCACACACCGATCCTCTGCGCATTTGACAATCGAGATATTCCCAATCGATTCACGCCTATGCCTCGCCGAAGACGACCACCCTCTCTTTCGTCACGGTCTGTTGATCGTGAACCGGACGAGCATCGAGAAACCACCACGAGCCTCTGCGTTCACCTGGGTACGCCACCACACGTCACACACCACACACCACACGTCACACGTCACACGTCACACGCTTGTGCGCGACTGCGTCGATCTCGGCGTCTGTCTAAAGCTGGGATTTCTTAATAGCGTCGAACGCATTCACGCGCTTTCGGTCGAACGCAACATTTACACGCAGCCAGATTTCCTATCGGTGTAACATActtgtattataatacaacGAAGAAGAATATGACGGACAGAAGCGTAACGTACAGTAGAATTTCGTTTGTACGAACGAGTTAACGAGCCTCTCGCGAGCCAAACGATCGATTACGTCATTAGGTATCTTTATTATTCGATTCTCAAGAAACAAGTAacttttgagaattcgttcgttcgttgccAGAAGATAAATAATAGGATAAATTCTagagtaaatttaaaaagtagcGTTTTTAAAGTCACACTCtgttattcgatcgaatataattttaatcgtaCGCGTATTCTTACTGTACGCGATCATTTGTGTTGCAAACTAAATTCCCAATGTCGAAGAAGAAGTAGTTGAACAGGATACCGAGACCACTGCTTCGCCACAATTCCCCAATATCAACTTGTATCGTTCGAACTAGTCAGACGAGGTCTTTTCTCAAAATTTATCGCTAGAATTGCTCGGTTATCCGAACTAACGTGTTCCCCTGTTGAGAAACGAGCTTCTACTGTgcttctaaataattttcaaccgTTGCATTTGCATTAGACACGATGGACGCTTATAGGAAATCCTATCTTAACGCGTCTCGCACTTTACTTACGAACATCATTACGGAATTACCTTGAAACGACCACCGATCGTCCTGTCGATCGACAACGTTTTTTTTATCGACGGTATTTCGCCCGCGTCAAACTTCGTAAACGGTGTGCACTTACCGACAAGTTGAAGCTATCCACGAGATCGTCATCGACACCGAGTTTCGTCAATGGTGTGCAAATCGTCGTTAGTCAGCACTCGAATAATACGACagtgttttatttttgtttcttccgtAACGCTTCGTCTCGTGATAATTTCTCCAACATATTCTCTATCAGAGACTGCGTCGTTTGTAAGGAAAATATAGTCGACGATCTCGTGTCGGTGAACGCACAACGTTGACAAAAGTCGACGAAAACACTGGCGACGATTTCAATCCGATTAACGCGCGCGTAGCATCGCTGAAGCTCAGTGTCGAGATATTCGTCAATGAAAAATTCGTGAATGATCTTGGTCATCTAAAGGTAATTTTTATGTGTATAGCATAGCGTTTGCTCCAGCGGACGGTGTTTTCGTTCCTGGTTTCCGAACCGTGTTAGACGGTTCGCCTCGACACCCTATCGATACCGCCCCCCTCCCACCGTTAAAGAAAGTTTCTctgtaaaaagaaaacgaaaaaaaaaaagaagaaaaaacgtaGATGCGCGGAATGCAAGAACATCGTCTACGGTATGTTTCAAGGAAGAGAAATTCCAGGAAGATTCATCGAGGAATAAAACTGGACGCGACTGAAGGAGCGAATGCAGCGTGGAGCGAGCCTAGTTTGCTAATCGATGCGAAGCTTCCGGCAGCGTTAGATCACGCGAGATTCTCGCGTATTTGAACGAATCGTTTCGCGTTACGATCCAGCCGTCGCGGCTAAATTAAATTACGCGCGCACGACCTGACTTTCCAGCGCTCCTCGGCGTCGCAGACAGCGATTAATTTCCATCAAGCAAGTCAAACCCTAGCTAGAATCAGTGACAACGCGGTCGCGTGAAACGACTTTGCTTTCTGGATCCGATGGCACGGCTGTTCCTCTCCTTAGGAAAGGACGAGTTAACTCGAAAATTGCCTATTTCGATGTAATTTGGTTTCTTCACGTCGACGGCTAGTAGCGAATCGTAGCGCGACTTTGTACGAAACAGTTTTGTTTCGTAggttttatacaaaaataggGAAATTATCGATCAGGCCGTCGGAGCGTTGCTCTCTCGCGCAAGAGACCATAGACGATAGACAATTTTCGTCCTACCACGACGCTTTAATTGGAAATTCTCTATCTTTTTACGTGTCGTTTACTACGATACCCGTTGCATCTACGCGCGATGAAAGATCGCTCATCCGTATCGGAGCTTAGCCAGGCTCCGACGAAAAAAGAGACGTTCCGAGTAGCAAGAATACTTTAGACAGGTAACGCGATCTCTAGATACCTGGTCGTTTTGTCGAAAGCAAACTCCTCTCGCCTATGTTCTTTATGACCAGCATTTGATATTTGGTATTCGAACGCTACTAGTTCGGAGTTCGCTTCAGGGCGTTCCGTATCCACCTCTGTATCCAGCTTTCGGTTGTTTCTCCAGCAAATTCACTCTCCTCGGAGCTGGATAAGGCAACGGTCACGCTGCGTTGCCTTTTTCACTCCGCCTTTGTTCGCGAGTTCGCCATTCGAAAGACTAAACTTTCCACGTTTAATCCTCGTTGTCTGGAGCGATCGCGGTAAGTAAATTTGGTGGAGCGACGGCGCGTTTCGCCGCCACCGATTATCGGTGAGGAGCATAtgggaaaattggaaaaatcgaACGACGGTTGATACGTCAACGATACTCGAACCGCGCTCGAAATTCTATGCCGGAGCTCGTTAGCCGTGCGCCAACAAAAGGGTTAGGTGGCTCGATTCAGCCGGTCTAGTGAAAAGAACGAATCACGACGCGCCATCGACCTCTTTCCTAATTTGCATGGAAGGCGCTCGTCGAATCGCGGTTCGCCGCAATTAAAATTATGCGaccgaaaaggaaaaaaaggggGAAGAGGGGAACGAGAAGAAACGGCGGGAGGAAACAGGGGGAGGACAGCTGTTGGGAGTTTGATTTTCCTGGCGGATTTTCGAGCAGGTACCCTCGAACGCGGCGTTTCACGAAGCCGGCTCGCATTGTGTGGATTAAATCCGCGATGCTCGAAGAGGCGTGGGGGCCGGCTCGTTCTGGTTCCACGCATCGTCGGTTTCTCGCGGTCGCGTTCTCGCGTAAGCTTCATCCGTGGTCGATCCGGGACCACGGAACATTGGATTCGTCGCGGTTCGACGGACCGAACGCGTGGTCGAATCAACGTTCAGTTTCCAAATCTTTGAATCCCACCGACGTTTTGACTTTTCCGTGCAAACGAAACTCGTACAAAACCGTACGACACGATTAAAGCGTATATTACGCGTTCGTCCTTGCAAAACAGTGGAGGCCGCGAGAAAGGGAAAAGTGACGTAAAGAGAGCGGAAAAAGAGAACTCGATGGGAGGTCACGTGTTACGCGATTTTCCGGCCGCGGCAAAAACAACGGCGCCTTTGAAAAATGTCATAAAATCGCTAAAAGCCACGGTCTCTGTTTCTGTCCGCTTTTTCACCTCCCCTGGCCGTCTCTCGCCCCATCCGcgccttctttctttctctctgtttcgcTTTGTGCGAAACGAGACACGAAATTTTCGAGTGCACCGCTAGACGCAAAACGTAACTGTAAAACCGTGACACGCTCGTCCGTGCTTTTTCCTACCATTTCTTAGCCTCGTTAACGACAGGCGTGGACTAATTGCAAAGCGGACTACCACCGCGCCTACACCGCTGTTCTAGCATTCTAGCGCGAGCTCGACAACGCGCAACTTTTCCAGCAACTACCGTTTTATTCGAAACGTCGTGAATTTTACACTTGAAAATACCCCTTGCAACTTCGAAACCGACAATTACAATTCATATTCATGTTTCTTAAGATCTTCTTGCCTGTTTCCATAAGTGCTCTCGAAATTCAACCGCAACTTTTTCGAATACCTTGTATATTCGCGCGACGTTCGTTCCACGATGAATCCACAGAGACTACCGTCttcttattaaaataacatcGAGAAGATTGTATTCGCAAGAAACGGTCGTGGAAGCGCGCAAACTTGCTACGGAGTGTTTCGAACGGGGATCTGTATTTCCTTAGCGTAACGCGGAAAGTATATGAAACTCGGCGGAGTGGTTTAAACGAACGGTAATTTAAATGGTAATCGAGGCAGACGGTATCGCGCGGCGATTCTAACCTAAATTTAAAACGTCAAAACTTGCGCGCTTCTCGTTCCTATCGTCGGAGGAATCAATTGCGGTGTTTCCTCGTCGCGTTAACGCGAAAGTTGTTCGCGCGGAAACACCGAAGAAGAGCGACCGCCGACGAAAGATTTACCGTGCGAGGATACGAGGAACCGGTG is part of the Bombus fervidus isolate BK054 chromosome 7, iyBomFerv1, whole genome shotgun sequence genome and harbors:
- the LOC139988712 gene encoding LHFPL tetraspan subfamily member 6 protein isoform X1; the encoded protein is MTVLCVLWATLSTVASILACSGFYLPYWIQGRLLGKADAYFSSFRRCNYPRLRTTNAPPEIVYECARYSSFWDIPSAWWQASTVTMGIGVAIALIGALTLLAAVTSFLPHILKTPKHTRVLGSLQLLAAVMICGGLVMYPIGWDNREVQESCGKSANVYNLGKCSVSWSSHLLVGSVALLMLCFGLSFCAARHKSSNPHTDPLRI
- the LOC139988712 gene encoding LHFPL tetraspan subfamily member 6 protein isoform X2, with amino-acid sequence MTVLCVLWATLSTVASILACSGFYLPYWIQGRLLGKADAYFSSFRRCNYPRLRTTNAPPEIVYECARYSSFWDIPSAWWQASTVTMGIGVAIALIGALTLLAAVTSFLPHILKTPKHTRVLGSLQLLAVMICGGLVMYPIGWDNREVQESCGKSANVYNLGKCSVSWSSHLLVGSVALLMLCFGLSFCAARHKSSNPHTDPLRI